One window from the genome of Chitinivorax sp. PXF-14 encodes:
- the rlmB gene encoding 23S rRNA (guanosine(2251)-2'-O)-methyltransferase RlmB produces MSTKVIFGFHAVNARLRHSPDSILEVYLLAQRTDPRARDVEQQAARQQVRLLPVDSRRLDGLVGHVRHQGVAALIDAGKTHVTLDDVLDTLAEPALLLVLDGVTDPHNLGACLRVADAMGAHAVVAPKDKSVGLNATVSKVACGAAEVLPYITVTNLARSLREMQERGVWVAGTAADGDTDLFHFEQTGPLAWVLGAEGSGLRRLTREHCDIMVNIPMFGTVESLNVSVASGICLAESRRQRVLSAKPA; encoded by the coding sequence TTGAGTACCAAAGTCATCTTCGGCTTTCACGCCGTCAACGCCCGCCTGCGCCATAGCCCCGACAGCATTCTCGAGGTGTATCTACTGGCGCAACGCACCGATCCACGCGCACGTGATGTCGAGCAACAGGCTGCACGGCAGCAGGTCAGGCTGTTGCCGGTCGACAGCCGCCGTCTCGATGGCCTGGTTGGGCACGTGCGCCACCAGGGCGTGGCGGCGCTGATCGATGCCGGCAAGACCCATGTCACGCTCGACGATGTGCTCGATACGCTGGCCGAACCGGCATTGTTGCTGGTGCTCGATGGCGTGACGGACCCCCATAATCTTGGCGCCTGCCTGCGGGTGGCCGATGCAATGGGGGCGCACGCCGTGGTCGCCCCCAAGGACAAGTCGGTCGGGCTCAACGCCACAGTCTCGAAAGTGGCGTGTGGCGCCGCCGAGGTGCTGCCATACATTACCGTGACCAATCTGGCTCGTAGCCTGCGGGAGATGCAGGAGCGTGGCGTCTGGGTAGCGGGAACCGCGGCGGATGGCGATACCGACCTGTTCCATTTCGAGCAGACGGGTCCGCTGGCCTGGGTGCTGGGGGCCGAAGGCAGCGGCCTGCGTCGCCTGACGCGTGAGCACTGCGACATCATGGTCAACATTCCCATGTTTGGTACCGTCGAGAGCCTGAACGTATCGGTCGCCTCCGGCATCTGCCTGGCTGAGAGCCGGCGCCAGCGGGTGCTTTCCGCCAAGCCGGCTTGA
- a CDS encoding zinc-finger domain-containing protein gives MAETKQLDERFIEISDTDLPLHCPMPDMQKWNAHPRVFLAIEKTGEALCPYCGTLYKLKGGPKAGGHH, from the coding sequence ATGGCAGAAACCAAACAGCTCGACGAACGTTTCATTGAAATCAGCGACACAGACTTGCCTTTGCATTGCCCGATGCCCGATATGCAGAAGTGGAACGCGCACCCGCGCGTCTTTCTGGCCATCGAGAAGACCGGCGAGGCGCTGTGCCCCTATTGCGGCACGCTGTACAAGCTGAAGGGTGGCCCCAAAGCGGGTGGCCATCACTGA
- the waaF gene encoding lipopolysaccharide heptosyltransferase II, which yields MTKILVVAPSWVGDCVMAQPLYQLLAQRHPKLELDVFAPAWTLPLFQRMPEVSRAIANPFAHGELRLAERYRLARELRKARYDQAIVLPNSLKSALIPWLASIPLRTGFLGEQRYGLLNDWRKLDELALPRMVDRFSVLAQPGRDRRPVVSPEPRLTVNPADARAVAAGLGLSLERPVAALCPGAEYGPAKRWPARHFAALAKLLIEDGYAVWVMGSSKEGELGAEIVGLAGPGAENLCGRTSLDQAIDLLALAHVAVTNDSGLMHVAAALQRPLVAVYGSSSATFTPPLSKRATIVSLNVECSPCFKRECPLGHMKCLNDLMPLSVMGAIKQSLSVRIPLE from the coding sequence ATGACCAAAATTCTTGTTGTTGCCCCATCCTGGGTGGGGGACTGCGTCATGGCGCAGCCGCTGTACCAACTGCTTGCGCAGCGCCATCCCAAGCTCGAGCTTGACGTGTTTGCGCCGGCGTGGACGCTTCCGCTGTTCCAGCGTATGCCCGAGGTGAGCCGGGCCATTGCCAATCCATTTGCCCATGGTGAGTTGCGCCTGGCCGAGCGGTATCGGCTCGCGCGCGAGCTGCGCAAGGCACGCTACGACCAGGCCATTGTGCTGCCGAACTCCCTCAAATCGGCGCTTATCCCTTGGCTTGCGAGCATTCCCCTGCGTACGGGCTTTCTGGGCGAACAACGATATGGCCTGCTGAACGATTGGCGCAAGCTCGACGAACTGGCCTTACCCAGGATGGTCGATCGTTTTTCGGTGCTGGCGCAGCCCGGCCGCGACCGCCGGCCAGTGGTATCCCCGGAGCCACGCTTGACGGTGAACCCGGCTGACGCCCGCGCTGTGGCCGCGGGCCTGGGGCTCAGTCTCGAGCGGCCGGTGGCGGCGCTTTGCCCTGGGGCGGAATACGGCCCTGCCAAGCGTTGGCCGGCAAGGCATTTTGCCGCCTTGGCCAAGCTGTTGATCGAGGACGGTTACGCGGTCTGGGTGATGGGCTCGTCAAAGGAAGGGGAGCTAGGCGCCGAGATTGTCGGGCTTGCGGGCCCCGGTGCTGAAAATCTTTGCGGGCGGACCTCTCTCGATCAGGCAATCGACTTGCTGGCGCTCGCGCACGTTGCTGTGACCAACGACTCGGGCTTGATGCACGTAGCCGCAGCGCTGCAACGCCCGCTTGTTGCCGTGTATGGCTCCTCCAGCGCCACGTTTACGCCACCACTGAGCAAACGGGCGACAATTGTCTCGCTCAATGTTGAGTGCAGTCCCTGCTTCAAGCGTGAATGTCCGCTTGGACATATGAAATGCCTCAACGATTTGATGCCGCTTAGCGTGATGGGGGCCATCAAGCAGAGCCTGTCCGTGCGTATTCCTCTGGAATAA
- a CDS encoding PAS domain S-box protein, with product MGGPMGRDRFAVPGGHVLHALVLLIVLLGAAEFGYLFRYGEANIPLLWPPAGVALAALLIGGIRLWWVVALASLVSGLLHGDNWLTGLCLSLGSSLGAALSAHLLRMHTSAGSELKSLRDVISMILVGALFNASVSACFGALGFYLPHMLSLGSLNEVWLMWWLAEVVGILLTMPLVLALLDRRLNLLWKRRWGELALLATLTTAISAVVFGNAWLQTSQNLAFQFVIFPLIVWGAIRFGYVGTGIVAFLASVIAASTMLVHGVAPATTHIGTTFFLFGFMSVMASAGMILSASIEERRSTLEVLDENRKQIQSVLNNLPTLFYIKDVNGRYSIVNRAFANLFGMSVRDLIGKTEQDLFSTAEAKRFLDNEHAVRQTRKNIQFEESFELFGQQHTYLVNKFPVYDRDGKITGICANGIDISERKRTESEFVAAQARFRALVESPLAGICIIQNDLLVYSNPELAAMLGYRPEELSGKPFYPFVLPADWALLKSQIDSDQYRRTQNLRTRLRIRPRTGGPITVELHTRHFEFNGQTAVIGLLLDISQQLQTEYKLGLFAKVFESATDAICITDADERIVAVNNAFSRVTGYRQDEALGKELRDLSGDISPKSQSDLRASILQDGYWQGELIGRHRDGHTYPAWISVSALRSDAGHTSNLVTVFSDITSLKEAESARLEAERKFRALVELSLVGFYIVQDGVLQYVNPTLAEAVGYTQDEMVGMNVAQVTAQEDLPVLIENHRKRASGEVESVRYTYRARHRDGRYVDVEAHGRGFEFNGRPAIIGLLMDISDRVKQERELRLAAKVFDNATEGILITDAHAEIIAVNPAFSKITGYPVDEAVGKVSRMFRTGPNLKDINRDMLMSLEVGGFWQGELLDCRKNGDSYPAWLSISAVRDAQGSITNYVGVFSDITSRKEAEERLYFLANHDSLTRLPNRSLLHERLAQSLARAREFNQALAVLFIDLDRFKNINDTLGHHSGDKLLQAVAKRLQGCVKEYDLIARLGGDEFTVVLENVPDAQHVAAIAERILHALGQPFVLEAQELFVTASIGISMFPSDGQDALSLLKNADIAMYRSKELGKNTYQFFASEMNALAFEHLVMENSLRYALERGEFELHYQAQVELLQHRIIGMEALLRWRHPELGLVSPDRFIPLAEESGMIVPIGEWVLTTACRQAKAWQDAGYPPLRMAINLSARQFRPEHLVRVVRQALNDSGLEPNWLELEITESMIMRNAEEAVQIMVELKEMGVQLSIDDFGTGYSSLNNLKHFPIHNLKIDGSFVEGIPTDADDMAITEVIISMAKKLGLKVIAEGVERADQLEFLREHGCDLVQGYMFSRPKPAADVELLFSALGIYQEQSQNVLPLVVKPQSLEIV from the coding sequence ATGGGCGGGCCGATGGGGCGCGACAGATTTGCCGTTCCTGGCGGGCATGTGCTGCATGCCCTGGTCTTATTGATCGTGTTGCTTGGCGCAGCTGAATTCGGCTATCTGTTCCGCTATGGCGAGGCGAATATTCCCCTGCTGTGGCCCCCCGCAGGGGTTGCCCTGGCCGCCTTGCTGATCGGCGGCATCCGTCTGTGGTGGGTTGTGGCGCTGGCCTCGCTTGTGTCGGGGTTGCTGCACGGCGACAACTGGCTCACAGGGCTTTGTCTTTCCCTTGGGTCATCGCTAGGGGCGGCGCTCAGCGCGCATCTGCTGCGCATGCACACCTCGGCGGGCAGCGAGCTCAAGTCGCTGCGTGATGTGATCTCGATGATTCTCGTCGGTGCCCTGTTCAATGCATCGGTCTCTGCCTGCTTTGGCGCGTTGGGCTTTTATCTGCCGCATATGCTGAGCCTTGGCTCGCTGAACGAGGTCTGGCTGATGTGGTGGCTGGCCGAAGTGGTGGGCATCTTGCTGACCATGCCGCTGGTGCTGGCGCTGCTGGATCGGCGACTCAACCTGCTGTGGAAGCGGCGATGGGGGGAGTTGGCGCTCCTCGCCACGCTCACGACGGCAATCAGCGCCGTGGTGTTTGGCAATGCATGGCTGCAGACGAGCCAGAATCTGGCCTTTCAATTCGTCATCTTCCCGCTGATCGTCTGGGGGGCCATCCGCTTCGGCTATGTCGGCACCGGCATCGTGGCGTTCCTGGCCTCGGTGATCGCGGCATCCACCATGCTGGTCCATGGCGTGGCGCCTGCGACGACGCATATCGGCACGACTTTTTTCCTGTTTGGCTTCATGTCGGTGATGGCGAGCGCAGGCATGATCCTGTCCGCCTCGATCGAGGAGCGCCGCAGCACACTGGAGGTGCTTGATGAAAATCGCAAGCAGATCCAGTCGGTACTGAACAACCTTCCCACACTGTTCTATATCAAGGATGTCAACGGGCGCTATTCGATCGTCAATCGGGCGTTTGCCAATCTGTTCGGCATGTCCGTGCGCGACCTGATCGGCAAGACCGAGCAGGATCTGTTCTCCACCGCCGAGGCGAAGCGGTTTCTCGATAATGAGCATGCCGTACGGCAAACACGGAAAAATATCCAGTTCGAGGAGTCGTTCGAGCTGTTCGGGCAACAGCATACCTATCTCGTCAACAAATTCCCGGTTTACGATCGCGACGGCAAGATCACGGGCATTTGTGCAAATGGCATCGACATTTCCGAGCGCAAGCGCACCGAGTCCGAATTCGTGGCCGCACAAGCCAGGTTCAGGGCGCTGGTGGAGTCGCCATTGGCAGGCATCTGCATCATCCAGAACGACCTGCTGGTGTATAGCAACCCCGAGCTGGCGGCGATGCTGGGCTATCGGCCCGAAGAGCTGAGCGGCAAGCCTTTCTACCCCTTTGTGCTGCCTGCTGACTGGGCCTTGCTCAAGTCGCAGATCGACTCCGACCAGTATCGCCGCACGCAGAACCTGCGTACCCGTTTGCGTATTCGGCCCCGTACAGGAGGGCCGATCACCGTTGAGCTCCATACCCGGCATTTTGAGTTTAATGGCCAGACTGCCGTGATCGGCTTGCTGCTCGACATCAGCCAGCAATTGCAGACCGAATACAAGCTGGGCCTGTTTGCCAAGGTGTTCGAGAGCGCGACTGATGCGATCTGCATCACCGACGCAGATGAGCGCATCGTGGCCGTCAACAATGCCTTTTCCCGCGTGACCGGCTACCGGCAGGACGAAGCGCTGGGCAAGGAGCTACGTGACCTGTCCGGGGATATTTCCCCCAAGAGCCAGTCCGACTTGCGAGCGAGCATTCTGCAGGATGGCTATTGGCAGGGCGAGCTGATCGGGCGCCATCGGGATGGCCACACCTATCCGGCCTGGATCAGCGTATCCGCGCTGCGATCCGATGCCGGGCATACCTCGAACCTGGTGACGGTATTCAGCGACATCACCTCGCTGAAGGAGGCCGAGTCGGCCAGACTCGAGGCCGAACGCAAGTTCCGCGCGCTGGTGGAGTTATCGCTGGTGGGGTTCTATATCGTGCAGGACGGGGTGCTGCAATATGTGAACCCGACGCTGGCGGAAGCGGTCGGTTATACGCAGGACGAAATGGTCGGCATGAATGTCGCGCAGGTGACGGCGCAGGAAGACCTGCCGGTGCTGATCGAAAACCATCGCAAACGGGCGTCCGGCGAGGTCGAGAGCGTGCGCTATACCTATCGCGCCCGCCATCGCGACGGCCGTTATGTCGATGTCGAGGCCCATGGACGTGGATTTGAATTCAACGGACGCCCGGCAATCATCGGCCTGCTCATGGACATCAGTGATCGGGTCAAGCAGGAGCGCGAGCTGCGGCTGGCGGCCAAGGTATTCGACAACGCGACGGAAGGGATTCTGATCACCGACGCCCATGCCGAAATCATTGCCGTCAACCCGGCGTTCAGCAAGATCACCGGTTATCCGGTGGATGAAGCGGTCGGTAAGGTATCGCGCATGTTCCGCACCGGGCCGAATCTCAAGGACATCAACCGCGACATGCTGATGAGCCTTGAAGTCGGCGGGTTCTGGCAGGGAGAGTTGCTCGATTGCCGCAAGAACGGCGACAGCTACCCCGCCTGGTTGAGCATTAGTGCCGTGCGCGATGCGCAAGGCAGCATCACCAACTATGTCGGCGTGTTTTCCGACATCACCAGCCGCAAGGAGGCGGAGGAGCGGCTGTATTTTCTCGCCAACCACGATTCGCTGACGCGTTTGCCCAATCGCAGTCTGCTGCACGAACGCCTGGCGCAGTCGCTCGCCCGGGCTCGCGAATTCAACCAGGCGCTGGCGGTCCTGTTCATCGATCTCGATCGCTTCAAGAACATCAACGACACGCTGGGCCACCACTCTGGCGACAAGCTGTTGCAGGCAGTAGCCAAGCGCCTGCAGGGATGCGTGAAGGAATACGATCTGATCGCGCGGCTGGGCGGCGACGAATTTACCGTCGTGCTCGAGAACGTGCCTGATGCTCAGCATGTTGCGGCGATTGCCGAGCGCATTCTGCATGCCCTGGGCCAACCGTTCGTGCTCGAGGCACAGGAGCTGTTCGTGACGGCCAGCATTGGCATCAGCATGTTCCCGAGCGATGGGCAGGATGCGCTGAGCCTGCTCAAGAATGCCGATATCGCCATGTATCGCTCTAAGGAGCTCGGCAAGAACACCTATCAGTTCTTTGCGTCTGAAATGAATGCGCTGGCATTCGAACATCTCGTCATGGAGAACAGTCTGCGCTATGCACTGGAACGGGGCGAATTCGAGTTGCATTACCAGGCACAGGTCGAGCTTCTGCAGCATCGCATCATCGGCATGGAGGCCTTGCTACGCTGGCGCCATCCGGAGCTCGGTCTGGTGTCCCCGGACCGCTTCATCCCGCTTGCCGAAGAAAGCGGCATGATCGTGCCGATCGGCGAGTGGGTGCTCACGACTGCCTGTCGCCAGGCCAAGGCTTGGCAGGATGCCGGCTACCCTCCGTTGCGCATGGCGATCAATCTGTCTGCTCGCCAGTTCCGGCCCGAGCATCTGGTGCGTGTCGTTCGCCAGGCCCTGAACGATTCGGGGCTGGAGCCGAACTGGCTCGAGCTCGAAATCACCGAGAGCATGATCATGCGCAATGCCGAAGAGGCAGTGCAGATCATGGTCGAGTTGAAGGAGATGGGGGTGCAGCTGTCGATCGATGATTTCGGCACGGGTTACTCGTCGCTCAACAACCTCAAGCATTTCCCGATTCACAACCTCAAGATCGATGGTTCTTTTGTCGAAGGGATTCCGACCGACGCCGACGACATGGCCATTACTGAGGTCATCATCTCCATGGCCAAGAAACTGGGGCTCAAGGTCATCGCGGAAGGGGTGGAGCGTGCCGACCAGCTGGAATTCCTGCGTGAACATGGCTGCGACCTGGTCCAGGGCTATATGTTCAGTCGCCCGAAACCGGCCGCCGATGTGGAATTATTGTTCTCGGCACTTGGCATTTACCAGGAGCAAAGCCAGAATGTGCTCCCTCTCGTTGTTAAACCCCAATCCTTGGAAATCGTTTGA
- a CDS encoding nucleotide sugar dehydrogenase — protein sequence MSVIAVVGLGYVGLPLAVEFGKKFRTIGFDLSESKVEAYRQFVDPTGEVTTEDLKASTGLEPTTDASRLGEADFIIVAVPTPVDDAHQPDFSPLLSASRSVGKHMKRGVTVVYESTVYPGATEEECVPELERQSGMKWGTDFFVGYSPERINPGDREHTLTRIVKVVSGDNPETLERVAEVYGAVITAGVYRASSIKVAEAAKVIENTQRDLNIALMNELALIFDKIGIDTVEVLKAAGTKWNFLPFRPGLVGGHCIGVDPYYLTYKADKIGYHPQVILAGRRINDGMGKFVAEQTVKHMIRNGSSVKGAKVIVFGLTFKENCPDLRNSKVVDIIAELKSYGVDVVVHDPVPPADEAQHEYGLSLTAWEQLPQADAMVMAVAHKEFMARPLSDYLGKVKQNGVFIDVKSQFDMSKLKEAGLTVWRL from the coding sequence ATGAGCGTAATTGCAGTTGTGGGCTTGGGTTACGTCGGCTTGCCGCTCGCGGTCGAGTTCGGCAAGAAATTCCGCACCATTGGCTTTGACTTGTCCGAGTCCAAGGTCGAGGCCTATCGCCAGTTTGTCGATCCGACCGGTGAAGTAACCACCGAAGACCTGAAAGCATCGACCGGCCTCGAGCCGACAACGGATGCCAGCCGGTTGGGCGAGGCAGACTTCATCATCGTTGCCGTACCGACGCCGGTGGATGATGCCCACCAGCCGGACTTCTCCCCCTTGCTGTCGGCAAGCCGCAGCGTGGGCAAGCACATGAAGCGTGGTGTGACGGTCGTCTACGAGTCGACCGTCTACCCCGGTGCGACGGAAGAAGAGTGCGTGCCAGAGCTGGAACGCCAGTCCGGCATGAAGTGGGGCACCGATTTCTTCGTCGGCTATTCGCCTGAGCGTATCAACCCGGGTGATAGAGAGCACACGTTGACGCGTATTGTGAAGGTGGTGTCGGGTGATAACCCCGAAACGCTGGAGCGGGTTGCGGAGGTTTACGGTGCTGTCATCACCGCCGGTGTCTACCGTGCTTCCAGCATCAAGGTAGCCGAGGCGGCAAAGGTCATCGAGAACACCCAGCGCGACCTGAACATTGCACTCATGAATGAATTGGCGCTGATTTTCGACAAGATCGGCATCGATACGGTGGAAGTACTGAAAGCGGCCGGCACCAAATGGAACTTTCTGCCGTTCCGTCCGGGCCTGGTCGGAGGCCACTGCATCGGCGTCGATCCTTACTACCTGACCTACAAGGCCGACAAGATCGGCTACCACCCGCAGGTCATTCTGGCTGGCCGCCGCATCAACGACGGCATGGGCAAGTTTGTTGCAGAGCAGACCGTCAAGCACATGATCCGCAACGGCAGCAGCGTGAAGGGTGCCAAGGTCATCGTATTTGGCTTGACCTTCAAGGAAAACTGCCCCGATTTGCGCAACTCCAAGGTGGTCGACATCATCGCCGAGCTGAAGTCCTACGGCGTCGATGTGGTGGTGCACGACCCGGTGCCGCCGGCTGACGAGGCTCAACACGAATATGGCCTGTCGTTGACGGCGTGGGAGCAACTGCCCCAGGCGGACGCCATGGTCATGGCAGTCGCACACAAGGAGTTCATGGCGCGTCCGCTGTCGGATTACCTTGGCAAGGTGAAGCAAAACGGTGTGTTTATCGACGTCAAGAGTCAGTTCGACATGAGCAAGCTCAAAGAGGCCGGCCTGACCGTTTGGCGTTTGTAA
- the rpsF gene encoding 30S ribosomal protein S6, which translates to MRHYEIVFIVHPDQSEQVPAMVERYKTMVVNGGGTIHRLEDWGRRQLAYPIQKVHKAHYVLMNIECGQEVLDEIEHAFKFNDAVLRHLTIKMSEAVTEPSPMMKEEKSKSLLGQEAKSDAAAA; encoded by the coding sequence ATGCGTCATTACGAGATCGTATTCATCGTGCATCCTGATCAAAGCGAACAGGTGCCGGCGATGGTTGAGCGTTACAAGACCATGGTCGTAAACGGTGGCGGTACCATCCATCGCCTCGAAGACTGGGGTCGTCGTCAACTGGCTTACCCGATCCAGAAGGTACACAAGGCACACTACGTTCTGATGAACATCGAGTGCGGCCAGGAAGTACTGGACGAAATCGAGCACGCGTTCAAGTTCAACGACGCTGTTCTGCGCCACCTCACTATCAAGATGAGCGAAGCGGTGACTGAGCCTTCCCCGATGATGAAGGAAGAGAAGTCCAAGTCCCTGCTCGGCCAGGAAGCCAAGAGCGACGCCGCTGCGGCGTAA
- a CDS encoding mannose-1-phosphate guanylyltransferase/mannose-6-phosphate isomerase, with amino-acid sequence MTLYPVVLCGGSGTRLWPLSRAAMPKQFLSLVGQQTMVQETLTRLSGVSSSLGRPIVVCNEEHRFLVAEQLREVGVTPSTIMLEPEGRNTAPAVALAAIKLLQADPDAVMLVLPADHVIRDVTAFHRAIGLAFQAVERGALVTFGIEPESPHTGYGYIKRGKAMADVSGAYAVERFVEKPNAETAQSFVASGEYAWNSGMFLFQARHYLDELKALRPDIFDACMASMANASNDLDFTRVDAAAFRACPSESIDYAVMEHTTAAVVVPAQIGWNDVGSWSALWDVAEHDANGNACRGDVYLDDVSNSYVRADGRMVTVIGLDDVVVVETADAVLVAHKDRAQDVKHVVNRLNAEKRSESTFHRRVYRPWGSYEGIDAGGRHQVKRITVKPGQKLSLQMHHHRAEHWVVVSGTAKVTCDDSVQLLTENQSTYIPLGAVHRLENPGKLPLDIIEVQSGAYLGEDDIVRFEDIYHREK; translated from the coding sequence ATGACGTTGTATCCAGTTGTATTGTGTGGCGGCAGCGGTACCCGGCTGTGGCCGCTGTCGCGCGCAGCAATGCCCAAGCAGTTTCTCTCGCTGGTTGGGCAGCAGACGATGGTGCAGGAGACGCTGACGCGCTTGAGCGGCGTTTCGTCGTCCCTGGGGCGCCCCATTGTTGTTTGCAATGAAGAGCACCGTTTTCTGGTGGCAGAGCAGCTGCGTGAGGTCGGGGTGACTCCCTCCACCATCATGCTCGAGCCCGAGGGCAGGAACACCGCGCCAGCGGTAGCCCTGGCGGCCATCAAGCTGCTGCAGGCCGATCCGGATGCGGTGATGCTCGTGCTGCCGGCCGACCATGTGATTCGTGATGTGACGGCTTTCCATCGTGCCATCGGCCTGGCGTTTCAGGCGGTGGAGCGTGGCGCGCTGGTCACGTTCGGTATCGAGCCGGAAAGCCCTCACACGGGTTACGGCTATATCAAGCGTGGCAAGGCCATGGCTGACGTTAGCGGCGCTTATGCCGTGGAGCGCTTCGTCGAGAAGCCGAATGCCGAGACGGCGCAGTCATTCGTAGCGAGTGGCGAGTATGCCTGGAATAGCGGGATGTTCCTGTTCCAGGCCAGGCACTATCTCGATGAACTCAAAGCGTTGCGCCCCGACATATTCGATGCTTGCATGGCGTCGATGGCCAACGCTTCGAACGATCTCGACTTCACGCGTGTCGATGCTGCTGCATTCCGTGCTTGCCCGTCCGAATCGATCGACTACGCGGTGATGGAGCACACGACTGCTGCTGTCGTCGTTCCTGCGCAAATCGGCTGGAATGACGTCGGCTCCTGGAGTGCATTGTGGGATGTCGCCGAGCACGACGCAAACGGCAATGCCTGCCGTGGGGACGTGTATCTCGACGACGTCAGTAACAGCTATGTGCGCGCCGACGGGCGCATGGTGACGGTCATCGGCCTCGACGACGTAGTCGTCGTGGAAACGGCGGATGCTGTCCTGGTTGCCCACAAGGACCGCGCGCAAGACGTCAAGCATGTCGTCAACAGGCTCAATGCTGAGAAGCGCAGTGAATCCACCTTCCATCGGCGCGTCTATCGACCCTGGGGCAGTTACGAGGGCATCGATGCGGGGGGGCGGCATCAGGTCAAGCGCATCACGGTAAAGCCGGGTCAAAAACTGTCGCTGCAGATGCACCACCATCGTGCCGAACATTGGGTGGTGGTCAGCGGTACTGCCAAGGTGACCTGCGATGATAGCGTGCAGCTGCTGACCGAGAACCAGTCAACCTACATTCCGCTCGGTGCGGTGCACCGGCTGGAGAACCCGGGCAAGCTGCCGCTCGATATCATCGAGGTGCAGTCCGGCGCGTATCTCGGAGAAGATGACATCGTCCGCTTCGAAGACATCTACCACCGGGAAAAGTAA
- a CDS encoding branched-chain amino acid transaminase — MSMADRDGLIWYDGKMVPWREANTHVLTHTLHYGMGVFEGVRAYKTDQGPAIFRLQDHTDRLFRSAHILGMKLPFTKEQLNQAQLDAIKLNKLESGYIRPMAFYGAEAMGISARTLSVHVIVAAWPWGTYLGPEALEKGIRVKTSSFTRHHVNITMCKAKANGNYMNSILANREAEQDGYDEALLLDVDGFVAEGSGENVFIVRKGKLYTPDLTSALEGITRDTIVQLAGELGVEVIEKRITRDEVYSADEAFFTGTAAEVTPIRELDNRAIGEGKRGPITTKLQQMYFDCVTGKSEGHRAWLTQVK, encoded by the coding sequence ATGTCGATGGCTGATCGTGATGGCCTGATCTGGTACGACGGCAAGATGGTGCCGTGGCGCGAGGCCAACACCCATGTGCTGACCCATACGCTGCATTATGGAATGGGTGTGTTCGAGGGGGTGAGGGCGTACAAGACGGATCAGGGGCCCGCGATCTTCCGCCTGCAGGACCATACGGATCGTCTGTTCCGTTCGGCCCATATTCTTGGCATGAAGCTGCCGTTCACCAAGGAACAGCTCAATCAGGCCCAGCTTGATGCGATCAAGCTCAACAAGCTGGAGTCGGGTTACATTCGCCCGATGGCTTTCTATGGCGCTGAAGCCATGGGGATTTCCGCTCGTACGCTGTCGGTTCACGTCATCGTCGCAGCCTGGCCGTGGGGCACGTATCTGGGGCCGGAGGCGCTGGAGAAGGGCATCCGTGTCAAGACCTCCTCGTTTACCCGCCACCACGTCAATATCACGATGTGCAAGGCCAAGGCCAACGGCAATTACATGAACTCGATCCTCGCCAACCGCGAAGCGGAGCAGGATGGTTATGACGAGGCGCTGCTGCTCGATGTCGATGGTTTTGTTGCCGAAGGCTCCGGTGAGAACGTCTTCATCGTGCGCAAGGGCAAGCTTTACACGCCGGATCTGACATCGGCGCTGGAAGGCATCACGCGTGACACGATCGTACAACTGGCCGGTGAGCTGGGGGTTGAGGTGATTGAGAAGCGCATCACCCGCGATGAAGTCTACTCCGCAGACGAGGCATTCTTCACCGGTACGGCCGCCGAAGTCACTCCGATTCGTGAGCTCGACAACCGTGCCATTGGCGAGGGCAAGCGCGGGCCGATCACGACCAAGCTGCAGCAAATGTACTTCGACTGCGTGACCGGCAAGTCGGAGGGCCACCGCGCCTGGCTCACCCAGGTAAAGTGA